A DNA window from bacterium contains the following coding sequences:
- a CDS encoding diacylglycerol kinase family lipid kinase: protein MKVRYLVNPSAGKGKTGKHWRQMFAGKGLDVRLCDEVGMIEHYTEEAVSHGVKRIVIVGGDGSLNTAVNALKGAEVEMAIVPTGSGNDFIRTAGIEYADPERYMEPLKTRRIDMGKAGSRLFANIFGSGFDADVARGMQLNRWKGDFGYFIEVLKTLSVFKSPTVKMETEKESIEIEAMTVSVGNGRWHGGMFMLTPAAVLDDGELDLCLVRKIPKLRFLTLVPTSIKGKHVEITDVVSMHKFQKMKLSFSRPVHYHVDGEVMEEPVSEIEISLIPKALSVVIP from the coding sequence ATGAAGGTCAGGTATTTAGTTAATCCTTCGGCTGGTAAGGGTAAGACAGGCAAGCACTGGAGACAGATGTTCGCCGGCAAGGGTCTGGATGTAAGGCTCTGCGACGAAGTAGGCATGATTGAGCATTATACAGAGGAGGCCGTCAGCCATGGGGTAAAAAGAATCGTCATCGTAGGCGGCGACGGTTCCCTTAACACGGCTGTGAACGCCTTGAAGGGAGCAGAGGTTGAGATGGCGATTGTTCCGACCGGGTCAGGCAACGACTTCATAAGAACCGCCGGAATAGAATACGCCGACCCCGAACGTTATATGGAGCCTTTGAAGACGAGGCGAATCGATATGGGGAAGGCGGGTTCGAGATTATTTGCAAACATCTTCGGTTCCGGCTTCGATGCCGACGTGGCGCGCGGCATGCAGTTAAATAGATGGAAGGGCGACTTCGGGTATTTCATAGAAGTTCTCAAAACCTTGAGCGTGTTCAAATCGCCTACGGTGAAGATGGAGACGGAGAAGGAGTCGATTGAGATTGAAGCTATGACAGTCTCTGTAGGCAACGGACGATGGCACGGCGGAATGTTCATGCTTACACCTGCCGCGGTGCTCGACGACGGCGAGCTCGATTTATGCCTTGTCCGCAAGATCCCGAAGCTGCGTTTCCTGACTCTTGTTCCGACCTCTATAAAAGGCAAACACGTGGAGATAACGGACGTTGTCTCCATGCACAAATTTCAAAAAATGAAGCTCAGCTTTTCTAGACCCGTTCACTACCACGTCGACGGCGAGGTTATGGAAGAACCTGTTTCCGAGATTGAAATCTCGCTCATTCCGAAAGCGCTTTCGGTAGTAATCCCGTGA
- a CDS encoding OmpA family protein, whose product MRYLGWIIALILAAAGVAGYFIFYSPLEKGYKEQEKEIQMWTAKIAALEGNPLDTSIAPDTMLTNPDTTPVKVDAGLLGTISGDIAFVQSGAELTARGKAELDKLLPSMRASANEVIIMAHWDNVRVSSNTYPTNWELTSAQAASVARYLLAQGIDSKRLMPCGLSAARPVSDNSTPEGRARNRRLEIYLK is encoded by the coding sequence ATGAGATATTTGGGCTGGATAATAGCCTTGATTCTTGCAGCTGCGGGAGTCGCCGGCTACTTCATATTTTACTCACCCCTCGAGAAAGGGTACAAGGAGCAGGAAAAAGAGATACAGATGTGGACGGCGAAGATAGCCGCTCTCGAGGGAAACCCTCTCGACACCTCTATCGCGCCCGATACTATGCTTACGAACCCCGACACGACGCCCGTCAAGGTTGATGCAGGGCTTCTGGGAACCATATCGGGCGACATAGCCTTCGTGCAGTCGGGCGCCGAATTGACTGCCAGGGGCAAGGCCGAGCTCGACAAGCTTCTGCCGTCGATGAGAGCGTCTGCAAATGAGGTCATCATCATGGCCCACTGGGATAACGTCAGGGTTTCCTCGAACACCTACCCGACTAACTGGGAACTCACATCGGCGCAGGCGGCATCCGTTGCGCGTTATCTTCTGGCGCAGGGCATCGACTCGAAAAGACTCATGCCGTGCGGCCTTTCCGCGGCAAGACCCGTAAGCGACAACTCGACGCCTGAGGGCAGGGCTAGAAACCGCAGGCTCGAGATATACCTAAAATAG
- a CDS encoding valine--tRNA ligase, which translates to MQGEFPKTYDPKGIEERLSEAWEKEGLFTPPRGDRAENYVIVIPPPNVTGKLTLGHVLDNELQDILVRFHSLQGKNALWVPGMDHAGIATQVVVEKKLAREGKKKEELGRDGFIEEVWRWAREHRAIIRRQHERLGFAADWSRERFTLDEGLVRAVRTVFKHLYDKGLIYRGLRIVNWCPRCHTAISNEETEYETEQGYLWYIKYPLEDGSGFITVATTRPETMLGDTAVAVHPEDEKYKALIGKYLTLPLMNRRIPVIADEVVEKDFGTGAVKVTPYHDASDFEIGERHKLAKIRVISDKGVMTEAAGAYSGKDRYAARKAIVADLESQGLLEKTEPYRLSAAKCSRCHTVIEPLLSEQWFAKMKTLAEPAIKAVRDGTIGFYPERWRNLYYHWMENIQDWCISRQLWWGHRIPVYTCKSCGKVFASIDEPMMCPGCSGKALEQDPDVLDTWFSSWLWPFSVMGWPEETDDFKRFYPTSTLVSGWDIIYLWVARMIMAGFEFTGQAPFNQVFFHVMIRDEKGRKMSKSLGNSPDPFDLIERYGADALRFGLLLITPKEQDVLYSEERIKVGRNFANKLWNSARLLDSLRDGDKAAIPDDPTPMEFWMLARLARTARDARELIEAHDLYSAAKMIYTFFWHEFCDWGLEFTKIAKKDARPISAALYVLKASLAMIHPYMPFITEELWERFGFGSSRLYKDSWPQLEDKYSAGDARVDALVEMVTAVRTMRAELGIAPDAKISVSINVGDDLYRFLQEHMKYLELAKIEKLERTKAKPHPSSGAVLPWGEIYLPLSELVSAGKLNLQAERTRLSKELEKLASEIESIKRKFENEEFLSNAPDEIVSRERERQDSYTKKAARLSELLEGLK; encoded by the coding sequence ATGCAAGGTGAGTTTCCGAAGACCTACGATCCCAAGGGCATCGAGGAGCGCCTCTCGGAGGCTTGGGAAAAGGAAGGCTTGTTCACGCCCCCTCGTGGAGACAGAGCCGAGAACTACGTGATCGTTATACCTCCACCCAACGTCACGGGCAAGCTGACTCTCGGGCACGTGCTCGATAACGAACTCCAGGACATACTCGTACGATTCCACTCCCTTCAGGGCAAGAACGCTCTATGGGTTCCTGGCATGGACCACGCCGGCATAGCCACACAGGTGGTCGTCGAGAAGAAGCTCGCCAGGGAAGGCAAGAAGAAGGAGGAGCTGGGACGCGACGGCTTCATCGAAGAGGTGTGGCGCTGGGCAAGGGAGCACCGCGCTATTATCCGCAGGCAGCACGAGCGTCTGGGATTCGCCGCAGACTGGTCGCGCGAACGCTTCACGCTCGACGAAGGGCTTGTTCGCGCAGTGAGAACGGTGTTCAAGCATCTTTACGACAAAGGACTCATATACAGGGGCCTCCGGATAGTGAACTGGTGTCCGAGATGCCATACCGCTATCTCGAACGAGGAAACCGAGTACGAAACCGAGCAGGGATACTTATGGTACATTAAATATCCGCTAGAGGACGGCTCAGGCTTTATCACGGTTGCAACGACAAGGCCCGAGACGATGCTGGGCGATACGGCAGTTGCAGTCCACCCGGAAGACGAAAAGTATAAAGCGCTCATAGGGAAGTATTTGACGCTTCCGCTCATGAACCGCAGGATTCCCGTCATCGCGGACGAAGTTGTGGAAAAGGATTTCGGAACCGGAGCAGTCAAGGTTACGCCGTACCACGACGCATCCGACTTCGAGATAGGGGAGCGCCATAAGCTCGCAAAAATAAGGGTCATCAGCGATAAAGGCGTGATGACCGAGGCCGCCGGCGCATATTCCGGCAAGGACCGCTACGCAGCCCGCAAGGCGATAGTCGCCGATCTCGAGTCCCAGGGTCTTCTAGAGAAAACGGAGCCGTACAGGCTCTCCGCTGCAAAATGCTCGCGTTGTCATACCGTGATTGAGCCCCTGCTTTCAGAGCAGTGGTTCGCGAAGATGAAAACGCTTGCAGAACCGGCAATCAAGGCTGTAAGAGACGGTACCATAGGCTTCTATCCCGAAAGATGGCGAAACCTTTACTACCACTGGATGGAAAACATCCAGGACTGGTGCATCTCTCGCCAGCTCTGGTGGGGCCACAGGATCCCCGTATACACCTGCAAGAGCTGCGGAAAGGTTTTTGCATCGATTGATGAGCCTATGATGTGTCCGGGGTGCTCGGGCAAAGCGCTAGAGCAGGACCCTGATGTCCTCGACACGTGGTTCTCATCGTGGCTCTGGCCGTTCTCCGTGATGGGCTGGCCCGAGGAGACAGACGATTTCAAGCGCTTCTACCCTACTTCCACTCTCGTTTCAGGATGGGACATCATCTACCTGTGGGTGGCAAGGATGATAATGGCGGGTTTCGAGTTCACAGGTCAGGCGCCATTCAACCAGGTTTTCTTCCACGTCATGATAAGGGACGAAAAAGGCAGAAAGATGTCCAAGAGCCTCGGAAACTCACCCGATCCGTTCGATTTGATAGAACGCTACGGGGCCGACGCCCTGAGATTCGGCCTACTTTTGATTACTCCCAAGGAGCAGGACGTGCTTTATTCTGAGGAGCGCATCAAAGTAGGACGCAACTTCGCAAACAAGCTTTGGAATTCGGCAAGGCTTCTTGACTCCCTGAGGGACGGCGATAAAGCCGCAATACCCGATGATCCGACGCCGATGGAGTTCTGGATGCTTGCAAGGCTTGCAAGAACCGCCCGCGATGCGCGCGAACTCATAGAAGCGCACGACCTTTACAGCGCGGCTAAAATGATATACACCTTCTTCTGGCACGAGTTCTGCGACTGGGGGCTTGAGTTTACTAAGATTGCTAAAAAGGACGCAAGACCAATATCGGCAGCCCTTTACGTTCTTAAAGCGTCGCTGGCAATGATTCACCCTTACATGCCTTTCATAACCGAGGAGCTCTGGGAGCGCTTCGGTTTTGGTTCCTCGAGACTATACAAGGACAGCTGGCCTCAGCTGGAGGACAAATACTCCGCCGGAGACGCTAGAGTGGACGCTCTCGTCGAGATGGTTACAGCCGTGAGAACGATGAGGGCGGAGCTAGGCATAGCGCCTGATGCGAAGATATCCGTATCCATTAATGTCGGGGATGATCTGTACCGCTTCTTGCAAGAACACATGAAGTACCTTGAACTTGCAAAGATTGAGAAGCTCGAAAGAACCAAGGCAAAACCCCATCCCTCGTCCGGCGCGGTGCTGCCGTGGGGCGAGATATACCTGCCTCTTTCGGAACTCGTGAGCGCGGGAAAGCTGAACCTCCAAGCCGAACGTACAAGACTATCAAAGGAACTCGAAAAACTCGCAAGCGAGATAGAAAGCATCAAACGCAAATTTGAAAACGAGGAGTTTCTCTCGAATGCGCCCGATGAGATTGTGTCAAGGGAGCGGGAGAGACAGGATTCATACACTAAAAAAGCCGCTCGCTTAAGCGAGCTTCTGGAGGGTTTAAAATGA
- the ftcD gene encoding glutamate formimidoyltransferase has product MKIVECVPNISEGRDRQKIDAVTSVIEKVKGVKLLDVDPGEATNRTVITFIGDPEGVAEAAFQVVKAAAEAIDMRTHKGAHPRMGATDVCPFVPVCGVTMEECAEIARKVGRRIGDELGIPVYLYEEAASKPEFKNLANVRQGEYEGLAARTGDPYWKPDFGPFEFNAKSGATAVGAREFLIAYNINLNTRDRKIANDIALDIREGGRAKRDADGNIVKDKDGKTVNVPGLFKHVKAVGWVIDEYGRAQISINFTNYKITPIHVVFDECSKQAERRGARVTGSELVGLIPKQAMLDAGRYYLAKMGRSQGVPEAELVHIAVLSLGLGDLYPFKPEEKIVESFVVKEGKLEGMKLSSYFDELSSDSPAPGGGSAAAVSGAQAAALVSMVANLTHGKKGYEEAWQEMERVAVEAQALKDELRRTIDRDTDAFNALMDASRLPKKTEQEQALRNEALEKATLNAIEVPLSVVKNMLKVLELAKVTASKGNKNSISDVSTAAAQALAAAEGARDNVMINVAGLEDKKKARTLLDEANRLLEEVKGRAEGIVKQVHEVLEASLG; this is encoded by the coding sequence ATGAAGATAGTCGAGTGCGTTCCCAACATATCGGAGGGCAGGGACAGGCAAAAGATTGACGCCGTGACGAGTGTCATAGAAAAAGTCAAAGGGGTAAAGCTCCTTGACGTTGACCCCGGAGAGGCGACGAACCGGACCGTTATCACGTTTATAGGAGACCCTGAAGGAGTAGCAGAGGCGGCTTTCCAGGTGGTAAAGGCTGCAGCAGAAGCAATAGACATGCGCACTCACAAGGGCGCGCACCCCCGAATGGGCGCTACAGACGTCTGCCCATTCGTCCCTGTCTGTGGCGTGACGATGGAAGAATGCGCCGAGATTGCAAGAAAAGTAGGCCGAAGGATTGGAGACGAGTTGGGGATTCCCGTCTACTTGTACGAGGAGGCGGCTTCAAAACCGGAGTTCAAGAATTTAGCGAATGTCCGTCAGGGCGAGTACGAGGGTCTTGCCGCGCGTACGGGCGACCCCTACTGGAAGCCCGACTTCGGTCCGTTTGAATTCAACGCCAAGTCGGGCGCCACAGCTGTAGGCGCAAGGGAGTTCCTTATTGCATACAATATCAATCTCAATACACGCGACCGCAAGATAGCCAACGATATAGCGCTCGATATCCGCGAGGGGGGCAGGGCAAAAAGGGACGCCGACGGCAACATAGTGAAGGATAAGGATGGTAAAACCGTCAACGTGCCCGGACTCTTCAAGCACGTCAAGGCGGTTGGCTGGGTGATTGACGAATATGGACGCGCGCAGATATCGATAAACTTCACGAACTACAAGATAACGCCCATTCACGTTGTATTCGATGAGTGCTCGAAGCAGGCCGAGCGGCGAGGCGCGCGTGTTACTGGCTCCGAGCTTGTGGGACTCATTCCCAAACAGGCGATGCTGGATGCTGGACGCTATTATCTTGCAAAGATGGGCCGCTCGCAGGGAGTGCCTGAAGCGGAACTAGTACACATAGCAGTGCTTTCTCTTGGGCTCGGGGATCTGTATCCTTTCAAGCCCGAGGAGAAGATTGTAGAAAGCTTCGTCGTCAAGGAGGGCAAGCTTGAGGGCATGAAGCTTTCGTCATATTTCGACGAATTGTCGAGCGATTCGCCCGCGCCGGGCGGCGGCTCTGCAGCCGCAGTATCGGGCGCGCAGGCAGCAGCGCTAGTTTCGATGGTCGCCAATTTGACCCACGGCAAGAAGGGCTACGAGGAAGCGTGGCAGGAGATGGAGCGCGTGGCGGTCGAGGCGCAGGCTTTGAAGGATGAACTGAGAAGAACCATCGACCGGGACACTGACGCCTTCAACGCCTTGATGGACGCATCGAGACTGCCCAAGAAGACGGAGCAGGAACAGGCGCTAAGGAATGAAGCGCTGGAAAAGGCGACTTTGAATGCGATTGAGGTTCCTCTTTCCGTAGTGAAAAACATGCTGAAGGTGCTGGAACTCGCAAAGGTAACCGCATCGAAGGGCAACAAGAATTCTATTTCCGACGTTTCGACAGCGGCTGCCCAGGCTCTGGCCGCCGCCGAAGGCGCTCGAGACAACGTGATGATAAACGTTGCTGGTCTTGAGGATAAGAAGAAAGCCAGGACATTACTCGATGAGGCCAACCGCCTTCTTGAAGAGGTAAAAGGGCGTGCGGAAGGGATTGTCAAACAAGTGCACGAGGTCTTGGAGGCGTCGCTCGGCTGA
- a CDS encoding class I SAM-dependent methyltransferase — MELKKLYDPVAKFYDIEHQDFRSDIPLYLEEARKVKGPVLELASGTGRITLELAKQGIEITGLDISKAMLDVAKEKTSALEPDAQKRITWIHADMRSFDLGRKFSLIFIPFNSFQMLETRADQEACLACVSRHLEKGGRFILSVFAPSYDRIVKRSMFTYLGSHDLPDGSKLSRTESAKYDHVNQMISVEWIYDVVDPQGNLKRTLWRFPVRYLWRFEAELLLEKAGMKVENLYGDYSRREFDHNGSMIFVAAKA, encoded by the coding sequence ATGGAACTCAAAAAATTGTACGATCCGGTGGCCAAGTTCTACGACATAGAACATCAGGACTTCCGCTCGGATATACCTCTATATCTGGAAGAAGCCCGAAAGGTTAAAGGCCCGGTTCTGGAACTCGCCTCAGGAACAGGCAGAATAACCTTAGAACTCGCGAAGCAGGGAATAGAAATAACAGGTCTGGACATCTCCAAGGCTATGCTCGACGTAGCAAAAGAAAAGACCTCCGCTCTCGAGCCTGACGCGCAGAAGAGAATCACCTGGATTCACGCCGACATGCGCAGTTTCGACTTAGGAAGGAAATTTTCGTTGATCTTCATACCCTTCAACTCCTTCCAGATGCTTGAGACAAGAGCGGACCAGGAGGCATGCCTTGCATGCGTATCAAGGCATCTTGAGAAAGGCGGGCGTTTTATTCTTTCAGTTTTCGCTCCATCCTACGACAGGATTGTGAAAAGAAGCATGTTCACCTATCTCGGTTCTCACGACCTGCCTGACGGCTCCAAGCTCTCGCGAACAGAGTCAGCAAAATACGACCACGTGAATCAGATGATTTCAGTTGAATGGATATACGACGTGGTGGACCCTCAGGGAAATCTTAAACGCACTCTGTGGAGGTTTCCGGTCCGCTACCTCTGGAGGTTTGAAGCGGAACTCCTACTGGAAAAAGCGGGCATGAAAGTCGAGAACCTTTACGGAGACTATAGTCGCAGGGAATTTGATCACAACGGCTCGATGATATTCGTTGCGGCCAAAGCTTGA